From Plasmodium yoelii strain 17X genome assembly, chromosome: 11, a single genomic window includes:
- a CDS encoding V-type proton ATPase 21 kDa proteolipid subunit, putative — MYNSWFEIIRGISPYNWALLGIALSLFLSIIGAAWGIFICGTSIVGASVKAPRIISKNLISIIFCEALGMYGVITAVFLQIKFSGLKTEVHSPLVLTPQTDPLIMNSIRGGWALFASGLTAGLSNLVSGVAVGITGSSCALGDAHSSDLFVRMLMIEICASVIGLYGLIVAIVSIGDIQMT; from the exons atgtataATTCATGGTTTGAAATCATTCGAGGTATATCCCCATATAATTGGGCGTTGTTAGGAATTGCATTATCTTTATTCCTTTCTATTATTGGTGCAGCATg gggaatatttatatgtggTACTAGTATAGTTGGAGCCTCAGTAAAAGCTCCACGtattatttcaaaaaatttaatttcgATTATTTTTTGTGAAGCATTAg GTATGTATGGAGTAATTACCGCAGTTTTTTTGCAAATCAAATTTAGTGGGTTAAAAACGGAAGTGCACTCCCCATTAGTTTTAACACCACAAACAGATCCATTAATTATGAACAGTATACGGGGTGGATGGGCATTGTTTGCAAGTGGACTAACCGCGGGCTTATCAAATCTTGTCTCTGG agtTGCTGTTGGAATTACAGGCAGCTCTTGCGCATTAGGAGATGCTCATAGTTCAGATCTTTTTGTAAGAATGTTAATGATTGAGATATGTGCAAGTGTTATAg GATTATACGGCTTAATTGTGGCAATAGTTTCTATTGGAGACATACAAATGACatga
- a CDS encoding adenylosuccinate synthetase, putative produces MNIFEHSIKNVDKGNVVAIVGTQWGDEGKGKIIDILSKYSDITCRFNGGGNAGHTICVGNKKHALHLLPCGVLYENNINILGNCMVIHLKTLMKEINNLGNNILDRIYISEKAHILFDIHQEIDAIQETRKSKDGNAIGTTKKGIGPCYSTKASRIGIRMGSLRNFENFKKLYIKLIDNLMDLYNIKDYNKEEELNEFYTYHKILKDKIINIISYINKSIDSKKYILIEGANAAMLDIDLGTYPFVTSSSTTLGGIFSGLGIHHKKLNLVVGVVKSYLTRVGSGPFLTEQCNEIGEYLTKKGFEYGTTTNRPRRCGWLDLPMLFYVKYINCIDIINLTKLDVLSGLKEIYVCVDYKNKTTGELLERGSYPLEDEQLREYEPVYEKFEGWDEDITNCIEFDELPENAKKYVLTIESYIKTPIVWVGVGPTRDNTITRKFD; encoded by the exons ATGAACATTTTTGAACAtagtataaaaaatgttgatAAGGGAAATGTAGTGGCTATAGTAGGCACACAGTGGGGTGATGAaggaaaaggaaaaataattGATATATTATCGAAATATTCAGATATAACATGTCGATTTAATGGTGGAGGTAATGCAGGTCACACAATATGTGttggaaataaaaaacatgCTTTACATTTATTACCATGTGGGgttttatatgaaaataatataaatatattaggTAATTGTATGGTaatacatttaaaaacactaatgaaagaaataaataatttaggTAATAATATACTTgatagaatatatatttctgaGAAGgcacatatattatttgatataCACCAAGAAATTGATGCAATACAAGAAACCCGAAAATCAAAAGATGGAAATGCAATTGGAACAACAAAAAAAGGTATAGGCCCTTGTTATTCAACTAAAGCTTCACGAATTGGTATTAGAATGGGGTCATTAagaaattttgaaaattttaaaaaattatatataaaattaattgatAATTTAATGGATTTATACAATATTAAAGAttataataaagaagaaGAATTAAATGAGTTTTACacatatcataaaatattaaaagataaaattataaatattatatcatatataaataaaagtatagattccaaaaaatatatattaatagaagGTGCAAATGCAGCAATGTTAGATATTGATCTCGGGACTTATCCATTTGTAACTAGTAGTAGTACAACACTTGGTGGAATATTTTCAGGTTTAGGAATACATCACAAAAAGTTAAATTTAGTAGTAGGTGTTGTTAAAAGCTATTTAACAAGAGTTGGTTCAGGACCATTTCTAACTGAACAATGTAATGAAATAGGAgaatatttaacaaaaaaaggtTTTGAATATGGCACTACAACTAATCGTCCTAGACGATGTGGATGGTTAGATTTACCTATGCTTTTttatgttaaatatataaattgtatTGATATTATTAATCTTACAAAATTAGATGTTTTATCTGGATTgaaagaaatatatgtatgcgttgattataaaaataaaactacaG gcGAACTACTCGAAAGGGGAAGTTATCCCTTAGAAGATGAACAACTAAGAGAATATGAGCCAGTATATGAAAAATTCGAAGGATGGGATGAAGATATAACTAATTGTATTGAATTTGATGAATTACCAGAAAAtgctaaaaaatatgttttgaCAATTGAAAGTTATATAAAGACCCCAATTGTATGGGTTGGGGTAGGGCCAACTAGAGATAATACAATTACTAGAAAATTCGAttaa
- a CDS encoding large subunit rRNA methyltransferase, putative, producing MGKKKKVGKERIDKYYKLAKSAGYRARSAFKLIQIAKKYNIFKNANILIDLCAAPGGWLQVAYKNMNKNSTIIGVDLVPIRKIDNNVITIKSDITSSECIRKIKDIIKYEKADVILNDGAPNVGTTYSYDSFNQNILVLSSIKLAYKFLTKGGIFITKVFRNEEYVSLIWVLEKLFGEVKHIKPRSSREISSEIYLIGLNFLGNKIDKKYFDFTYIFSNKFRKDENKLSNIHSKNETEDLENDDSENDSDTNNFKNKKKKGLSTILKEKKKKNRQGYEKGDDYRTADISDFINNDNYVDLLIKSNKFIFDKNYKNSSNLLIKNTYEAIYTNKSTNNEIFNLCKDLKVLGKSDLFNLIKWRYKIKKSIMKMLPNNQEKTQKLVDNDEENTKLTTFETNKEETPINTEKINTKSESCENNLEELSNSSDEGSENESINEFSKYIEKKEKKEKKKKRKKKKKMNKPLKIDYDENDIHFNKDILNLLNKQNFKDHLNILNSNKHNNNLHINEDEFSASDDENSENTNDDNDNDNDAELERLEYLVDLDYKQQKIKENKKQNENKDEKLTRRKRAMDYKNEELMKIQKIMELKNEELMMKKKLNEYFSDDEVTETNTNDSSDEDSMEENNNVDTEQNIQNNKYEDVLNKNEHIKKIVNKIIMIRKNLKEKEPEDESPTGTTRFFDQKIFSNIFNQLNNADVEEGQDEGQDEGQDESQEENSESDIKEINAKQLPKIPLPAKLAKKEKNKKLREKYGNNETKIKNASFSIVKTDTNNSENVNEYFSNLIKDDDELAFIKYVGEKLIHKKSRMDLIDDSFNRHSYLEDEDTLPDWFVEEEKKYRKPVIPIDKTVLDQYKNKINRITKMPIKKVIEAKMRNKKREITKMKKLEAKIGKIEKDEDDPFLKQRAIANVLKKNKSEKKREKSYVVCTGKGSKIAKKNKKGGKTMVKFVDKRLKKDKKAKKRIEKKKKNISRVKYSKSRPFKFKKNF from the exons atgggtaaaaagaaaaaagttGGAAAGGAAAGAAttgataaatattataagcTAGCCAAATCGGCAGGATATCGAGCTAGATCagcatttaaattaattcaaattgctaaaaaatataatatatttaaaaatgcaaatatattaatagatTTGTGTGCAGCACCAGGAGGGTGGTTACAAGTagcttataaaaatatgaataaaaatagtacAATCATAGGTGTTGATTTGGTTCCTATTCGAAAAATAGATAATAATGTAATTACCATAAAAAGTGATATAACATCATCTGAATGtataagaaaaattaaagatataataaaatatgaaaaagcAGATGTAATATTAAATGATGGTGCCCCAAATGTTGGTACAACTTATTCATATGATAGTtttaatcaaaatattttagtgCTTAGTAGTATTAAATTAgcttataaatttttaacaaaagGAGGTATATTTATTACTAAAGTGTTTAGAAATGAAGAATATGTATCTTTAATTTGGGTTctagaaaaattatttggAGAAGTTAAACATATAAAACCAAGAAGTAGTAGAGAGATATCAtcagaaatatatttaattggtcttaattttttaggaaataaaattgataaaaaatattttgattttacatatatatttagtaataaatttagaaaagatgaaaataaattatctaatatacattcaaaaaatgaaacagaAGATTTAGAAAATGATGATAGCGAAAATGATAGTGAtactaataattttaaaaataaaaaaaaaaaaggtttAAGTACcattttaaaagaaaaaaaaaaaaaaaatagacaaGGTTATGAAAAAGGAGATGATTATAGAACAGCAGATATATcagattttataaataatgataattatgttgatttattaataaaaagtaataaatttatttttgataaaaattataaaaattcttcaaatttattaataaaaaatacttaTGAagctatatatacaaataaatcaACTAATAATGAAATTTTTAATCTTTGTAAAGATCTTAAAGTTTTGGGAAAATCGGatctttttaatttaatcAAATGgagatataaaattaaaaaatcaatCATGAAAATGTTACCAAATAATCAagaaaaaacacaaaaacTTGTAGACAACGATGAAGAAAATACAAAGCTAACTACTTTTGAAActaataaagaagaaaccCCAATAAATacagaaaaaattaatacaaaatCGGAAAGttgtgaaaataatttagaagAATTGAGTAATTCATCAGATGAAGGATCAGAAAATGAAAGCATAAATGAATTTTCAAAATacattgaaaaaaaagaaaaaaaagaaaaaaaaaaaaaaagaaaaaaa aaaaaaaaaatgaataaaccTCTTAAAATAGattatgatgaaaatgatatacATTTTAACAAAGATATCTTAAATTTATTGAACAAACAAAATTTTAAAGATCATTTAAATATACTAAATAGTAacaaacataataataaccTTCATATTAATGAAGACGAATTTTCAGCTAGCGATGACGAAAATTCGGAAAATACAAACGATGacaatgataatgataatgatgcCGAATTGGAAAGATTAGAATATCTAGTTGACTTAGATTATAAacaacaaaaaattaaagaaaataaaaaacaaaatgaaaataaagatgaaaaaTTAACAAGAAGGAAAAGAGCAAtggattataaaaatgaagaattgATGAAAATCCAAAAAATTATGGAActtaaaaatgaagaattaatgatgaaaaaaaaattaaatgaatattttagCGATGATGAAGTTACTGAAACTAATACAAACGACTCATCTGATGAAGACAGTatggaagaaaataataatgtagacacagaacaaaatattcaaaataacaaatatgaagatgtattaaacaaaaatgaacatattaaaaaaatagttaataaaataataatgataagaAAAAATCTCAAAGAGAAAGAACCAGAAGATGAATCTCCAACTGGTACAACCAGATTCTTTGatcaaaaaatattctctaatatatttaaccAGTTGAATAATGCTGATGTTGAAGAGGGCCAAGATGAAGGCCAAGATGAAGGCCAAGATGAAAGCCAAGAAGAAAACAGCGAAAGcgatataaaagaaataaatgcAAAACAACTCCCCAAAATACCTTTACCTGCAAAATTAGccaaaaaagagaaaaacaaaaaattaaggGAAAAATACGGAAACAATGAAACaaagataaaaaatgcatCTTTTTCTATAGTAAAAACAGACACAAATAATTCTGAGAATgttaatgaatatttttcaaatttaattaaaGATGACGATGAATTagcatttataaaatatgtaggtgaaaaattaattcataaaaaaagtaGAATGGATCTAATTGATGATTCTTTTAATAGACACTCTTATCTTGAAGATGAAGATACATTACCTGATTGGTTTGtcgaagaagaaaaaaaatatagaaaaccTGTTATACCAATAGATAAAACTGTACTAGatcaatataaaaataaaattaatagaaTAACAAAAATGCCTATTAAAAAGGTAATTGAAGCTAAAATGAGAAATAAAAAGCGAGAAATtacaaaaatgaaaaaattagaggcaaaaattggaaaaattgaaaaagatGAAGATGACCCTTTCTTAAAACAAAGAGCTATAGCAAATGTGTTGAAAAAGAACAAATCAG aaaaaaaacgaGAAAAATCATATGTTGTGTGCACTGGAAAAGGATCTAAGATAGCcaagaaaaacaaaaagggCGGAAAAACGATGGTTAAATTTGTTGATAAGAGACTTAAAAAGGATAAGAAAGCTAAAAAGCGaattgaaaaaaagaaaaaaaatatatcaagagttaaatattcaaaatcaagaccatttaaatttaaaaaaaatttttaa
- a CDS encoding phosphoinositide phosphatase SAC1, putative, which yields MNSACTIPKKKYYLEFHKSHVSVVNVESYVKSTLKITYSEELNLTKEKEYIDKNLIDEYDENDRFWFFGCLGIIKADNINFLVIVSDAEIVSYLFNHAIYRIKKISFIQLNDEEITKNESGKYEYEICRLWNSGKLTKVSENLRGLNCSNNYNGFYKRRNNKNELNKDNSFNNKFDQNSIFLNNNISGYNNESYIHKFKNSNLKRGILDTLNYFFSAFNKGPFYFSYYYNLTVSLQTNYINESKKGNNLDTKMKNMVKSYMNNDKGFKEVLVFEKLRFDEINPEYAWNWKIIDSFIKVNGYAFVIFPIHGYVNSIVLEIEKKDDTKWGSTTCDSTKLDGAKLNDTKLNDTKLNGAKCESDSVNRIQIFLISRKNKNRGGVRFWCRGGNEKGEVANFVETEQIVISKNIKETNIFSYIIIRGSIPVLWSQEPALNLRPKINICFDMNKNIKTINLHMEKLKNRYGKIHITNLINKKFKEKYLGEHFEKCLKQCNVDHNYIWFDFNSELKNLNYENFQSSLKSIINDLKNYSYFFITIPNDKKYNLEHGKFYKSWSSIIVNNFQNGIFRVNCIDCLDRTNVFQSFLSKCVLFLQLKIIDINIVQKNNFPFYFFKNQYHEMLYRKNWINNANAISIIYSGSGALKNDITQNGKRTISGLFQDLHNAISRYINNNFRDGYNNDCINIITNENIKFQNLFNKKIKYNKIMNVIFEFILIFSTSICTNPIQYFLRRLYFFSHSITYSTISQSINYIFFILNKNPHLFIFPFNQVYYIRLISIISQVSGLFFTSFFVFLFFCLYVFTQRRRVISFPKFESQ from the coding sequence atgaatagtgCTTGTACCATACCCAAGAAAAAGTATTATTTAGAATTTCATAAAAGCCATGTATCGGTTGTTAATGTTGAAAGTTATGTAAAATcgacattaaaaataacatattctgaagaattaaatttaacaaaagaaaaggaatatattgataaaaatttgaTTGATGAgtatgatgaaaatgatagATTTTGGTTTTTTGGATGTTTAGGGATAATTAAAGccgataatataaattttttagtaATAGTTTCAGATGCTGAAATTGTatcttatttatttaatcatGCAATTTATaggattaaaaaaatatcatttatCCAACTAAATGATGAAGAAATAACCAAAAATGAATCtggaaaatatgaatatgaaATTTGCCGTTTGTGGAATAGTGGGAAATTGACTAAAGTGTCCGAAAATCTTAGAGGATTAAATTGtagtaataattataacggtttttataaaagaagaaataacaagaatgaattaaataaagataattcctttaataataaatttgatcaaaattctatatttttgaataataatatttcaggatataataatgaatcttatatacataaatttaaaaatagcaATTTAAAAAGAGGGATTTTAGATAccttgaattatttttttagtgcTTTTAATAAAGgaccattttatttttcctatTACTATAATTTAACAGTATCTTtacaaacaaattatataaatgaatcgaaaaaaggaaataatcTTGAtacaaaaatgaaaaatatggtTAAGAGTTATATGAATAATGATAAAGGTTTCAAGGAAGTTTTAGTTTTCGAAAAACTTCGTTTTGATGAAATTAATCCAGAATATGCATGGAATTGGAAAATCATAGATAGCTTTATAAAAGTCAATGGATATGCTTTTGTTATATTTCCGATACATGGGTATGTCAATTCGATTGTTTtggaaattgaaaaaaaagacgATACAAAATGGGGCAGCACAACATGTGACAGTACAAAATTGGACGGTGCAAAATTGAACGACACAAAATTGAACGACACAAAATTGAACGGTGCAAAATGTGAAAGTGATAGTGTAAATAGAATCCAGATCTTTTTAATATCCcgaaaaaataagaatagAGGTGGAGTGCGATTTTGGTGTCGAGGAGGAAACGAAAAAGGGGAAGTAGCAAATTTTGTTGAAACAGAGCAAATAGTAatttctaaaaatataaaagaaacaaatatttttagcTATATTATAATAAGAGGATCTATACCAGTTTTATGGTCCCAAGAACCAGCATTAAATTTAAGgccaaaaataaatatatgctttgatatgaataaaaatataaaaacgaTAAATTTGCATatggaaaaattaaaaaatcgATATGGTAAAATACATAttacaaatttaataaataaaaaatttaaagaaaaatatttaggAGAACATTTTGAAAAGTGTTTAAAACAATGTAATGTTgatcataattatatttgGTTTGATTTTAACAGTGAacttaaaaatttaaattatgaaaattttcaAAGTTCACTTAAATCTATAATTAATgatttgaaaaattattcatatttttttattactattcctaatgataaaaaatataatttagaacatggtaaattttataaatcatGGTCTTCAATTATAgttaataattttcaaaatgGAATATTTCGAGTTAATTGTATAGATTGTTTAGATAGAACAAATGTTTTTCAAagttttttatcaaaatgtgttttatttttacagttaaaaattatagatataaatatagtacaaaaaaataacttccctttttatttttttaaaaatcaaTATCATGAAAtgttatatagaaaaaattgGATAAATAATGCAAATGctataagtataatatatagtgGTTCTGGGgcattaaaaaatgatataactCAAAATGGAAAAAGAACTATATCTGGATTGTTTCAAGATTTACACAATGCTATATCaagatatattaataataattttagagatggatataataatgattgtataaatataataacaaatgaaaatataaaatttcaaaatttatttaataaaaaaataaaatataataaaataatgaatgtaatatttgaatttattcttattttttcaacCTCTATATGTACTAATCcgatacaatattttttaagacgcttatattttttttcacatagTATTACTTATTCTACTATATCACAAagtattaattatattttttttattttaaataaaaatccacatttatttatattcccTTTTAACCAAGTATACTATATTCGTcttatatctataatatctCAAGTTTCAGGATTGTTTTTTActtctttttttgtttttttatttttctgtTTATATGTGTTTACACAAAGGCGCCGAGTTATTTCATTCCCAAAGTTTGAATCGCAATAA